A window from Leisingera sp. M658 encodes these proteins:
- a CDS encoding c-type cytochrome, translating to MITIFAIKKTALAGVFAILVGVGSAHAQTQPANADPSTGEELYAEHCASCHGVNLEGQDDWQSPDRDGVLRAPPHDRTGHTWHHDDAVLFTYTKFGGKAALLNMGVTGVISGMPGFEDRLSDQDVWDILAFIKSTWPERLQEAQKQRTLMTQPQGN from the coding sequence ATGATAACAATTTTCGCCATAAAGAAGACCGCCCTAGCTGGAGTTTTTGCTATCTTGGTTGGGGTTGGTTCAGCTCACGCGCAGACGCAACCGGCCAACGCTGACCCTTCAACGGGTGAAGAGCTTTATGCTGAACACTGCGCCAGTTGCCACGGCGTGAATCTTGAAGGGCAAGACGATTGGCAGTCCCCTGATAGAGATGGCGTGCTTCGGGCGCCACCGCATGACCGCACAGGTCATACTTGGCACCACGATGATGCTGTGCTGTTTACCTATACTAAATTTGGGGGGAAAGCCGCGCTCTTAAACATGGGGGTAACGGGAGTCATCAGTGGAATGCCGGGATTTGAGGACAGGCTTTCCGATCAAGATGTTTGGGACATTCTAGCTTTCATAAAGTCAACTTGGCCGGAGCGCCTACAGGAGGCCCAGAAGCAACGCACGCTAATGACACAACCCCAAGGAAACTAA